The following coding sequences lie in one Arachis ipaensis cultivar K30076 chromosome B03, Araip1.1, whole genome shotgun sequence genomic window:
- the LOC107633909 gene encoding protein DETOXIFICATION 16-like isoform X1 — protein sequence MVNLLNFAIELISIMFVGHVSELALSSVSMATSFSSVTGIGLVMGMASALDTFCGQSYGAGLHGMLGVHVQKAMLVLIILCVPISIIWANTKFILILFGQDHEISTEAGKYAQLIIPYLFASSILQCQTRFLQTQNIGVPMMLSSGVATALHAALCWALVLKYDLGSRGAAISNCISYWVNVLILALYIKFSPKCSQTWTGFSVEAFHDIPSFLKLAIPSAVMVCLELWSFELMVLLSGRLPNPKLQTSVLSICVNTASTIWMIPFGLSGAISTRVSNELGAGNPWSARLAVRVVVVAAIIEGTLVAALMIMIRNVWGHVYSNNIQVVRQVGFMLPILAASNFLDGLQGVVSGIVRGCGWQKMGAFINLGSYYVVGVPSAIVLAFVLHLEVKGLWLGIICALVVQVLGLMIITVRIDWKKEAMVTMERVNNSGQASIERVNNSFI from the exons ATGGTGAATCTTCTTAATTTCGCCATTGAGCTTATTTCCATAATGTTTGTGGGTCATGTGAGCGAGTTGGCTCTCTCCAGTGTTTCCATGGccacctccttttcttctgtcaCTGGCATTGGTTTAGTG ATGGGAATGGCAAGTGCCTTGGATACCTTTTGTGGCCAATCATATGGAGCAGGACTGCATGGCATGTTAGGTGTACACGTTCAGAAAGCCATGCTTGTTCTTATCATCTTATGCGTACCCATCTCTATTATTTGGGCAAACACAAAATTCATATTGATTTTATTTGGCCAAGATCACGAAATCTCCACAGAAGCAGGAAAATATGCTCAGTTAATCATTCCATACCTTTTTGCCTCTAGTATTCTTCAGTGTCAGACTAGATTTCTACAGACACAGAACATTGGAGTTCCAATGATGCTCAGCTCTGGAGTAGCTACTGCACTGCATGCTGCTTTGTGTTGGGCGTTAGTGTTAAAATATGACTTAGGGAGTAGAGGAGCTGCCATATCAAATTGTATATCGTATTGGGTGAATGTGTTGATACTTGCGTTATACATTAAGTTTTCTCCAAAATGTTCACAAACTTGGACGGGGTTTTCAGTGGAGGCATTCCATGACATTCCTTCTTTTTTGAAACTTGCTATTCCTTCTGCTGTTATGGTTTG CTTGGAACTGTGGTCGTTTGAATTGATGGTTCTCCTATCTGGTCGTCTTCCAAATCCAAAGTTGCAAACATCTGTGCTTTCTATTTG TGTGAATACAGCATCAACTATTTGGATGATTCCGTTTGGATTAAGTGGAGCTATAAG TACTCGTGTATCTAACGAACTTGGAGCTGGCAATCCTTGGTCTGCACGTTTAGCAGTGCGTGTAGTGGTAGTAGCAGCCATTATTGAGGGTACCCTGGTTGCAGCACTGATGATAATGATACGCAACGTTTGGGGCCATGTTTATAGTAACAACATACAAGTGGTTCGACAAGTGGGATTTATGCTGCCAATTCTTGCAGCATCCAATTTCTTGGATGGGCTGCAGGGTGTTGTCTCAGGAATTGTTAGAGGATGCGGTTGGCAAAAAATGGGTGCTTTTATTAACTTAGGGTCATATTATGTAGTTGGAGTTCCCTCAGCTATTGTGTTAGCTTTCGTCTTGCATCTTGAAGTAAAG GGACTTTGGCTTGGAATTATATGTGCCCTTGTTGTTCAAGTACTTGGTCTGATGATCATAACTGTTCGGATTGATTGGAAGAAAGAG gcaatgGTAACTATGGAAAGAGTTAATAATTCAGGACAGGCAAGTATTGAAAGAGTTAATAATTCATTTatctaa
- the LOC107633909 gene encoding protein DETOXIFICATION 16-like isoform X2, which produces MVNLLNFAIELISIMFVGHVSELALSSVSMATSFSSVTGIGLVMGMASALDTFCGQSYGAGLHGMLGVHVQKAMLVLIILCVPISIIWANTKFILILFGQDHEISTEAGKYAQLIIPYLFASSILQCQTRFLQTQNIGVPMMLSSGVATALHAALCWALVLKYDLGSRGAAISNCISYWVNVLILALYIKFSPKCSQTWTGFSVEAFHDIPSFLKLAIPSAVMVCLELWSFELMVLLSGRLPNPKLQTSVLSICVNTASTIWMIPFGLSGAISTRVSNELGAGNPWSARLAVRVVVVAAIIEGTLVAALMIMIRNVWGHVYSNNIQVVRQVGFMLPILAASNFLDGLQGVVSGIVRGCGWQKMGAFINLGSYYVVGVPSAIVLAFVLHLEVKGLWLGIICALVVQVLGLMIITVRIDWKKEVESELDVLFFSHLFLSRSSFLL; this is translated from the exons ATGGTGAATCTTCTTAATTTCGCCATTGAGCTTATTTCCATAATGTTTGTGGGTCATGTGAGCGAGTTGGCTCTCTCCAGTGTTTCCATGGccacctccttttcttctgtcaCTGGCATTGGTTTAGTG ATGGGAATGGCAAGTGCCTTGGATACCTTTTGTGGCCAATCATATGGAGCAGGACTGCATGGCATGTTAGGTGTACACGTTCAGAAAGCCATGCTTGTTCTTATCATCTTATGCGTACCCATCTCTATTATTTGGGCAAACACAAAATTCATATTGATTTTATTTGGCCAAGATCACGAAATCTCCACAGAAGCAGGAAAATATGCTCAGTTAATCATTCCATACCTTTTTGCCTCTAGTATTCTTCAGTGTCAGACTAGATTTCTACAGACACAGAACATTGGAGTTCCAATGATGCTCAGCTCTGGAGTAGCTACTGCACTGCATGCTGCTTTGTGTTGGGCGTTAGTGTTAAAATATGACTTAGGGAGTAGAGGAGCTGCCATATCAAATTGTATATCGTATTGGGTGAATGTGTTGATACTTGCGTTATACATTAAGTTTTCTCCAAAATGTTCACAAACTTGGACGGGGTTTTCAGTGGAGGCATTCCATGACATTCCTTCTTTTTTGAAACTTGCTATTCCTTCTGCTGTTATGGTTTG CTTGGAACTGTGGTCGTTTGAATTGATGGTTCTCCTATCTGGTCGTCTTCCAAATCCAAAGTTGCAAACATCTGTGCTTTCTATTTG TGTGAATACAGCATCAACTATTTGGATGATTCCGTTTGGATTAAGTGGAGCTATAAG TACTCGTGTATCTAACGAACTTGGAGCTGGCAATCCTTGGTCTGCACGTTTAGCAGTGCGTGTAGTGGTAGTAGCAGCCATTATTGAGGGTACCCTGGTTGCAGCACTGATGATAATGATACGCAACGTTTGGGGCCATGTTTATAGTAACAACATACAAGTGGTTCGACAAGTGGGATTTATGCTGCCAATTCTTGCAGCATCCAATTTCTTGGATGGGCTGCAGGGTGTTGTCTCAGGAATTGTTAGAGGATGCGGTTGGCAAAAAATGGGTGCTTTTATTAACTTAGGGTCATATTATGTAGTTGGAGTTCCCTCAGCTATTGTGTTAGCTTTCGTCTTGCATCTTGAAGTAAAG GGACTTTGGCTTGGAATTATATGTGCCCTTGTTGTTCAAGTACTTGGTCTGATGATCATAACTGTTCGGATTGATTGGAAGAAAGAGGt agagagtgagctCGATGTTCTCTTCTTCTCCCATCTGTTTCTCTCTcggtcttcttttcttctttaa